In Candidatus Thermokryptus mobilis, the DNA window GCCAAGCAGTTCTTGCCGAGATGTATGCGGTTGGTCTTATCGCAAGTTTTGCTATAAATATCGCCTCTTTGTTGATTTACAGGTATTTAATGGGGACGAAGGAAATAACATACCATACTTCAAGGGTTGGGACGCTTGTGCTTTTCATTTTCATAGTGAGCATTTTCATTTATATTGTGTTACATCGTCCTTATGGAGCGATGTTATGGCTTTTTATGACAATTTTCTTCCTTTTGGCTGGATTGAGAATTTCGAAGTTTAGAGCGCCTGAAATTCCTATAAGGCGTGTAACAGATAATCCGATGGACATTGTTTTCACAATTGCTGAAATTGATTCAAATGAGGTTCATATTCACTTTAAAAGACCAAGGGAAAATATAGGGCAGATTGATTCAAATTCAATCTATGTTAGTTTTTATTCGCCACGACTTGATAAGCCGGAGAAAAAATTTCAAAGACATTTTTGGATCGCAATTCAACCGCGAATGAATTTATTTGATATGATAGTTGGATTGTTGAACACAATCAGCTATGATGCGCCCCCAGATAAAAAGATACACATACATTTTGGTTGGCCACTTTCCTCTTGGCTTGATAGAATGTCAACTGGGATAATGGTTTATAACATAATGAATTTGCCGAGAAAATTTCCAAGATTTATCTTTCACATTGATTACCCGGGAAATGAAGAACAAAAAGATGGAGGACCAACTTGAGGGTAACTGCGATAATTCCAGCTGGTGGATATGGTAAACGCATGAGCGCTGGGATACATAAACAGTTGATAGAAATTGCTGGAAAACCGATTTTGGTTCACACGCTTGAAAAATTTCAGAACTGTGATTGTATTGATGCGATAATTATAGCGGTTGCTCCAGAGATCTTGCTTGATGTTGAGCATTTGGTAAAAAAATTTAATTTGACCAAGGTGGTTGAAATAACCGTGGGGGGAAACGAGAGGCAAGATTCGGTTTACAACGCACTTCAGATGATGGTTTATCATTACACTGAAATCGTTGTTGTCCATGATGCGGTTAGACCTTTTATAAGTTGTGAGAAAATTTGTGAGGTTGTATCAGCATGCAAGGAAACCGGTGCAGCTATACTTGCCGTGCGACCGAAAGAAACGGTAAAGCTTGGGGATAGAGATAACTTTGTGGGGCAGACATTAGATAGGGACAAACTTTGGCTTGTGCAGACGCCACAGGCATTTTATTATACGATTTTGCAGAGAGCGTATAAAAAAGCTTATACTGACTCTTTTTATGGCACCGACGACGCTTCACTTGT includes these proteins:
- the ispD gene encoding 2-C-methyl-D-erythritol 4-phosphate cytidylyltransferase, giving the protein MRVTAIIPAGGYGKRMSAGIHKQLIEIAGKPILVHTLEKFQNCDCIDAIIIAVAPEILLDVEHLVKKFNLTKVVEITVGGNERQDSVYNALQMMVYHYTEIVVVHDAVRPFISCEKICEVVSACKETGAAILAVRPKETVKLGDRDNFVGQTLDRDKLWLVQTPQAFYYTILQRAYKKAYTDSFYGTDDASLVERLGVKVKIVEGLYENIKITTPEDIEFARMMLER